From a region of the Rathayibacter sp. VKM Ac-2804 genome:
- a CDS encoding helix-turn-helix transcriptional regulator, with protein MSEFADVLRSWRERVTPAEVGLPAGPSRRTAGLRREELAALAGVSVDYIVRLEQGRAVHPSAQLLGALACALRVTEAERDHLYRVAGVAPPTATQVPQHITPGVQRIVDRCGDVPLAVFSAAHDILLWNPLWAALNGDPSRHTGLDRNLVWRSFTQGHEGTEFDDQHAEDFANDLAADLRAAVGRYPDDAALAHLVARLRATSPDFERRWAVARVAEHRSSRKTVTSTPVGPITIDCDVLAVPGGDLRIVVYTATPGSTDQTRLDLLRVTGLQELVAH; from the coding sequence ATGAGCGAATTCGCGGACGTCCTCCGCTCCTGGCGCGAGCGCGTGACGCCCGCCGAGGTGGGCCTGCCCGCCGGACCGAGCCGCCGGACCGCGGGCCTGCGCCGCGAGGAGCTCGCCGCGCTGGCGGGCGTGAGCGTCGACTACATCGTGCGGCTGGAGCAGGGCCGTGCCGTGCACCCCTCGGCGCAGCTGCTCGGCGCGCTGGCCTGCGCGCTGCGGGTGACGGAGGCGGAGCGCGACCACCTCTACCGGGTCGCGGGGGTCGCGCCGCCGACCGCGACGCAGGTGCCGCAGCACATCACCCCGGGCGTGCAGCGGATCGTCGACCGCTGCGGCGACGTGCCGCTGGCCGTCTTCAGTGCGGCGCACGACATCCTGCTGTGGAACCCGCTCTGGGCGGCGCTGAACGGCGACCCCTCGCGGCACACGGGCCTGGACCGCAATCTGGTCTGGCGCTCCTTCACGCAGGGGCACGAGGGCACCGAGTTCGACGACCAGCACGCCGAGGATTTCGCCAACGATCTGGCGGCGGATCTGCGCGCGGCGGTGGGCCGCTACCCGGACGACGCGGCGCTCGCGCACCTGGTGGCGCGGCTGCGGGCGACCTCGCCCGACTTCGAGCGGCGCTGGGCCGTGGCCCGGGTCGCCGAGCACCGCTCCAGCCGGAAGACGGTGACCTCGACGCCGGTCGGACCGATCACGATCGACTGCGACGTGCTGGCCGTGCCGGGCGGCGACCTGCGGATCGTCGTCTACACGGCGACGCCCGGCTCCACCGACCAGACGCGGCTCGACCTGCTCCGCGTCACGGGGCTGCAGGAGCTCGTGGCGCACTGA
- a CDS encoding SDR family NAD(P)-dependent oxidoreductase: MTTTLITGANKSLGLETARRLIEAGHTVYAGMRDPAKGDAARALGAQVVQLDVTDQASVDAALASLPALDVLVNNAGILGTSFGVDDLSAEAMASVLETNVVGIVRVTQAALPLLRRSAAPVVVNVSSGVGWPRALATPGRDEFGVPAIPYAASKAAVITLTVQYAKNLPEFRINASDPGYTATDFNGHGGHQTVTEGTDATVALALLGPDGPTGEFHDRHGRIEY; the protein is encoded by the coding sequence ATGACAACGACACTGATCACCGGGGCCAACAAGAGCCTCGGCCTCGAGACCGCCCGCCGCCTGATCGAGGCCGGCCACACCGTGTACGCCGGCATGCGCGACCCCGCGAAGGGCGACGCCGCCCGAGCGCTCGGTGCGCAGGTCGTGCAGCTCGACGTGACCGACCAGGCGAGCGTCGACGCCGCCCTCGCCTCGCTCCCCGCCCTCGACGTCCTCGTCAACAACGCCGGGATCCTCGGCACCTCCTTCGGCGTCGACGACCTGTCGGCGGAGGCGATGGCGAGCGTCCTCGAGACGAACGTCGTCGGCATCGTCCGCGTGACCCAGGCCGCGCTGCCGCTGCTGCGCCGCTCGGCCGCGCCCGTCGTCGTCAACGTCTCCTCCGGAGTCGGCTGGCCCCGCGCCCTCGCCACCCCCGGCCGGGACGAGTTCGGCGTGCCCGCGATCCCCTACGCCGCCTCGAAGGCCGCGGTGATCACCCTGACCGTGCAGTACGCGAAGAACCTCCCCGAGTTCCGGATCAACGCGAGCGACCCCGGCTACACCGCGACCGACTTCAACGGCCACGGCGGGCACCAGACCGTCACCGAGGGCACCGACGCGACCGTCGCGCTCGCCCTGCTCGGCCCCGACGGCCCGACCGGCGAGTTCCACGACCGGCACGGACGCATCGAGTACTGA